ttctgacggaaGTTGGTTCACTAccacttctattatcactgcagaagaaccaactgagtacacTACCACCTTcactaccaccaatgatgatggttcagtttctactgaaaccggtgatgtgttgatctctactgattctgacggaagttggtacactaccacttctattatcactgcagaagaaccaactgagtacacTACCACCTTcactaccaccaatgatgatggttcagtttctactgaaaccggtgatgtgttgatctctactgattctgacggaagttggtacactaccacttctattatcactgccgaagaaccaactgagtacacTACAACTTTcactaccaccaatgatgatggttcagtttctactgaaactggtgatgttctcatttctactgattctgacggaagttggtacactaccacttctattatcactgcagaagaaccaactgagtacacTACAACTTTcactaccaccaatgatgatggttcagtttctactgaaaccGGTGATGTTCTcatttctactgattctgacggaagttggtacactaccacttctattatcactgcagaagaaccaactgaatacaccacaactttcaccaccaccaatgatgatggttcagtttctactgaaaccggtgatgtgttgatctctactgattctgacggaagttggtacactaccacttctattatcactgccgaagaaccaactgagtacacTACAACTTTcactaccaccaatgatgatggttcagtttctactgaaactggtgatgttctcatttctactgattctgacggaagttggtacactaccacttctattatcactgcagaagaaccaactgagtacacTACAACTTTcactaccaccaatgatgatggttcagtttctactgaaaccggtgatgtgttgatctctactgattctgacggaagttggtacactaccacttctattatcactgccgaagaaccaactgaatacactacaACTTTcactaccaccaatgatgatggttcagtttctactgaaaccggtgatgtgttgatctctactgattctgacggaagttggtacactaccacttctattatcactgcagaagaaccaactgagtacacTACCACCTTcactaccaccaatgatgatggttcggtttctactgaaaccggtgatgtgttgatctctactgattctgacggaagttggtacactaccacttctattatcactgcagaagaaccaactgagtacacTACCACCTTcactaccaccaatgatgatggttcagtttctactgaaactggtgatgttctcatttctactgattctgacggaagttggtacactaccacttctattatcactgccgaagaaccaactgagtacacTACCACCTTcactaccaccaatgatgatggttcagtttctactgaaaccggtgatgtgttgatctctactgattctgacggaagttggtacactaccacttctattatcactgccgaagaaccaactgagtacaccacaactttcaccaccaccaatgatgatggttcagtttctactgaaactggtgatgtgttgatctctactgattctgacggaagttggtacactaccacttctattatcactgccgaagaaccaactgaatacactacaACTTTcactaccaccaatgatgatggttcagtttctactgaaaccggtgatgtgttgatctctactgattctgacggaagttggtacactaccacttctattatcactgcagaagaaccaactgagtacaccacAACTTTcactaccaccaatgatgatggttcagtttctactgaaactggtgatgttctcatttctactgattcagacggaagttggtacactactacttctttgattggagaagaaccaactgagtacacAACCAccttcaccaccaccaatgatgatggttctgtctctactggaactggtgatgttctcatttctactgattcagacggaagttggtacactactacttctttgattggagaagaaccaactgagtacacTACCACCTTcactaccaccaatgatgatggttctgtctctactggaactggtgatgttctcatttctactgattcagacggaagttggtacactactacttctttgattggagaagaaccaactgagtacactaccaccttcaccaccaccaatgatgatggttctgtctctactggaactggtgatgttctcatttctactgattcagacggaagttggtacactactacttctttgattggagaagaaccaactgagtacacTACCACCTTcactaccaccaatgatgatggttctgtctctactggaactggtgatgttctcatttctactgattcagacggaagttggtacactactacttctttgattggagaagaaccaactgagtacacTACCACCTTcactaccaccaatgatgatggttctgtctctactggaactggtgatgttctcatttctactgattcagacggaagttggtacactactacttctttgattggagaagaaccaactgagtacacTACCACCTTcactaccaccaatgatgatggttctgtctctactggaactggtgatgttctcatttctactgattcagacggaagttggtacactactacttctttgattggagaagaaccaactgagtacacAACCAccttcaccaccaccaatgatgatggttctgtctctactggaactggtgatgttctcatttctactgattcagacggaagttggtacactactacttctttgattggagaagaaccaactgagtacacTACCACCTTcactaccaccaatgatgatggttctgtctctactggaactggtgatgttctcatttctactgattcagacggaagttggtacactactacttctttgattggagaagaaccaactgagtacacTACCACCTTcactaccaccaatgatgatggttctgtctctactggaactggtgatgttctcatttctactgattcagacggaagttggtacactactacttctttgattggagaagaaccaactgagtacactaccaccttcaccaccaccaatgatgatggttctgtctctactggaactggtgatgttctcatttctactgattcAGACGGCAGCTGGTACACTACTACTTCATTAATTTCGAACCCTGTCATTTGTGTAAGAGATGGAGAAGGGTGTTCAACaccaactgagtacaccactACTTTCACaaccaccaatgatgatggcTCTGTTTCGACTGGAACCGGTGATGTGTTGATCACGACTGATTCAAACGGCAGCtggtacactaccacttctttgattggagaagaaccaactgagtacactaccaccttcaccaccaccaatgatgatggttctgtctctactggaactggtgatgttctcatttctactgattcAAACGGCAGCTGGTACactactacttctttgattggagaagaaccaactgagtacaccactACCTTCACAACCACTAACGCCGATGGCTCTGTTTCGACTGGAACCGGTGATGTGTTGATCACGACTGATTCAAACGGCAGCtggtacactaccacttctttgattggagaagaaccaactgagtacaccactACCTTCACAACCACTAACGCCGATGGCTCTGTTTCGACTGGAACCGGTGATGTGTTGATCACGACTGATTCAAACGGCAGCtggtacactaccacttctttgattggagaagaaccaactgagtacaccactACCTTCACAACCACTAACGCCGATGGCTCTGTTTCGACTGGAACCGGTGATGTGTTGATCACGACTGATTCAgacggaagttggtacactactacttctttgattggagaagaaccaactgagtacacAACCAccttcaccaccaccaatgatgatggttctgtctctactggaactggtgatgttctcatttctactgattcAAACGGCAGCTGGTACactactacttctttgattggagaagaaccaactgagtacaccactACCTTCACAACCACTAACGCCGATGGCTCTGTTTCGACTGGAACCGGTGATGTGTTGATCACGACTGATTCAAACGGCAGCTGGTACactactacttctttgattggagaagaaccaactgagtacaccactACCTTCACAACCACTAACGCCGATGGCTCTGTTTCGACGGGAACAGGTGATGTTCTTATTAGTACGGATGATGCTGGCAATTGGTACACCTCCACATTTAatattggtgaagtttCTGCATCTTCAACAGGAAAAGTCATCTGTTTGAGAGATGGTTCTAACTGTGTCACTGTATCAAGTACTAGTACGACTGTTCGCACCGTATGTCCTGTCTGTTCCGCTCATACAACTAAGATCGTTAGTACTAATTCAGATGGTTCAGTGGCAACTGTTTCTGGGGAAGTCATTGTCACTACGGACTCTGAGGGACACGTCTACACtacttcaattttgaatacTGTAGCTCCTTTGGTTACGAGTGTGGTTACCACAACAGGACTCCATGGGGTACCAACGACTTACACTACTGTTGTTCCAGACAATTCTGCTTCTGGTTCcggttcttctggttctggttcttctggttctggttcttctggttccggttcttctggttctggttcttctggttccggttcttctgattccggttctggttctggttctggttccggttcttctggttctggttccggttcttctggttctggttcttctggttctggttctggttctggttccGGTTCcggttcttctggttctggttcttctggttccggttcttctgattccggttcttctggttctggttctggttctggttccGGTTCcggttcttctggttctggttcttctggttctggttcttctggttctggttcttctggttctggttctggttctggttccggttcttctggttctggttcttcttccgcATCTGACACTGGTTCGAACACTGGTACTGGTACTGGCCCCTCTCCAGCGTCTGGATCCGGAAGTTCGGATACCCCTATACCGTCAGCAGCTCCTGTTGAAGGTGGAGCTGCATCGATTGTCTCCAACAAGTCCCTTGTTATTGCGATCATTTCGATATTTACCATCTTtgcaatttgaaaagatgACTTATTTATAAGAGAATTATTACAACCttttttgaagttcatCATTATCATCAATATTACCCCATGCATTAAACCAGGTGAACTGGTTGAAAGGAAATTTCACTTGAAATTCACTCGTTGCAAAACACCGAATTATAATTCTATTTCTCAATTCGACATAATACTTTCATAGATATTCTTATCGCTGTGCGACTACTTTCTTTTAATTAACGTGATGATCACTGTATTTGTCTGTAGAGAtgtcaaattcaaatttacATTTACTTACCCTGGTACGAGCATCTAAAAAATGATAGAGATGTCTTTTAGGCGTTTCTTAGcattttctatttctttatCATTGGGTTCTTTTCGATGATAATGGCAGAGTTTACTGGATGGATTTGTAGAAATGCTTTTCGCCTAAGCAAGTAATCAAATGCATGTATGAAACTCATAAAGAAATGTGCATACCAACCTCGAGAGTTTTCGACTATTTCATATACGGTCAACGTAATATCACAAAAACGCCTCTAAGATGCAAGAAATTAGCAccaaatttcaaaaattgtTGTCATAGTCCATATTTTGAGTCAAAGGGTACCGTTGTTTGTCGAACTGAAAGATTTGACGTCAAATagatcaatttctttttcaattctattaACATACGAAGTAGTGAAGTATTGACACTATCTTATCTGTTCTAGCCAAGTGCACTTCTCGGCTATAAGGTAATCAGTACCTGTTTTCGGGACCACATCAATGTACCCAGCTGGATATTGTATAACAGATACCTGGTATTAAACGGAGCGTAAAAATTGGGATTTTGGCATTGGTTATTGTATCTCTCCCGATTGCCTCATATTTTGTGGCTATCATGGAATCGAGTACTTAAAATACGAAAAAACTGGTAGGTTGC
This window of the Scheffersomyces stipitis CBS 6054 chromosome 6, complete sequence genome carries:
- the VWF1 gene encoding hypothetical protein containing von Willebrand factor and highly repetitive sequences — protein: MLFRKFITVAVLSLSSLVTAQEITENTVDRGTINLGVGDLDIDPGVYYSIVDVALVALVGGLDVGAGSGFYVTGTSPLLGSTVTLTAPLGTLVNNGIVAFNSIRSSLTGTGYSLGGASFTNNGEMYFGGNGLISALPNVSLTAPDFTNSAGALLVFYQSTRGSGTVVLGAVTPITNDGQICFYNEVYQQTTSIQGGGCMTANQDSSIYLTSLLNTVDQDQTFYLADSESTLQTSPITLSADTPIVVGGFGGGNALGLDTALRPNLLGGPYDYDPNTGILTVYGLASTALIPMLQQYDIGTGYDPSKFGTTTINSPGVLPGGGVTYSDDPPNPPPSNCQPCKMLPDAPGIDPTETTTTTTVTNTDGSVCTEIDDILISTSDDGSWFTSTSTISNICQQPTEYTTTFTTTNDDGSVSTETGDVLISTDSDGSWYTTTSIITAEEPTEYTTTFTTTNDDGSVSTETGDVLISTDSDGSWYTTTSIITAEEPTEYTTTFTTTNDDGSVSTETGDVLISTDSDGSWYTTTSIITAEEPTEYTTTFTTTNDDGSVSTETGDVLISTDSDGSWFTTTSIITAEEPTEYTTTFTTTNDDGSVSTETGDVLISTDSDGSWYTTTSIITAEEPTEYTTTFTTTNDDGSVSTETGDVLISTDSDGSWYTTTSIITAEEPTEYTTTFTTTNDDGSVSTETGDVLISTDSDGSWYTTTSIITAEEPTEYTTTFTTTNDDGSVSTETGDVLISTDSDGSWYTTTSIITAEEPTEYTTTFTTTNDDGSVSTETGDVLISTDSDGSWYTTTSIITAEEPTEYTTTFTTTNDDGSVSTETGDVLISTDSDGSWYTTTSIITAEEPTEYTTTFTTTNDDGSVSTETGDVLISTDSDGSWYTTTSIITAEEPTEYTTTFTTTNDDGSVSTETGDVLISTDSDGSWYTTTSIITAEEPTEYTTTFTTTNDDGSVSTETGDVLISTDSDGSWYTTTSIITAEEPTEYTTTFTTTNDDGSVSTETGDVLISTDSDGSWYTTTSIITAEEPTEYTTTFTTTNDDGSVSTETGDVLISTDSDGSWYTTTSIITAEEPTEYTTTFTTTNDDGSVSTETGDVLISTDSDGSWYTTTSIITAEEPTEYTTTFTTTNDDGSVSTETGDVLISTDSDGSWYTTTSIITAEEPTEYTTTFTTTNDDGSVSTETGDVLISTDSDGSWYTTTSLIGEEPTEYTTTFTTTNDDGSVSTGTGDVLISTDSDGSWYTTTSLIGEEPTEYTTTFTTTNDDGSVSTGTGDVLISTDSDGSWYTTTSLIGEEPTEYTTTFTTTNDDGSVSTGTGDVLISTDSDGSWYTTTSLIGEEPTEYTTTFTTTNDDGSVSTGTGDVLISTDSDGSWYTTTSLIGEEPTEYTTTFTTTNDDGSVSTGTGDVLISTDSDGSWYTTTSLIGEEPTEYTTTFTTTNDDGSVSTGTGDVLISTDSDGSWYTTTSLIGEEPTEYTTTFTTTNDDGSVSTGTGDVLISTDSDGSWYTTTSLIGEEPTEYTTTFTTTNDDGSVSTGTGDVLISTDSDGSWYTTTSLIGEEPTEYTTTFTTTNDDGSVSTGTGDVLISTDSDGSWYTTTSLIGEEPTEYTTTFTTTNDDGSVSTGTGDVLISTDSDGSWYTTTSLISNPVICVRDGEGCSTPTEYTTTFTTTNDDGSVSTGTGDVLITTDSNGSWYTTTSLIGEEPTEYTTTFTTTNDDGSVSTGTGDVLISTDSNGSWYTTTSLIGEEPTEYTTTFTTTNADGSVSTGTGDVLITTDSNGSWYTTTSLIGEEPTEYTTTFTTTNADGSVSTGTGDVLITTDSNGSWYTTTSLIGEEPTEYTTTFTTTNADGSVSTGTGDVLITTDSDGSWYTTTSLIGEEPTEYTTTFTTTNDDGSVSTGTGDVLISTDSNGSWYTTTSLIGEEPTEYTTTFTTTNADGSVSTGTGDVLITTDSNGSWYTTTSLIGEEPTEYTTTFTTTNADGSVSTGTGDVLISTDDAGNWYTSTFNIGEVSASSTGKVICLRDGSNCVTVSSTSTTVRTVCPVCSAHTTKIVSTNSDGSVATVSGEVIVTTDSEGHVYTTSILNTVAPLVTSVVTTTGLHGVPTTYTTVVPDNSASGSGSSGSGSSGSGSSGSGSSGSGSSGSGSSDSGSGSGSGSGSSGSGSGSSGSGSSGSGSGSGSGSGSSGSGSSGSGSSDSGSSGSGSGSGSGSGSSGSGSSGSGSSGSGSSGSGSGSGSGSSGSGSSSASDTGSNTGTGTGPSPASGSGSSDTPIPSAAPVEGGAASIVSNKSLVIAIISIFTIFAI